The Gossypium hirsutum isolate 1008001.06 chromosome A03, Gossypium_hirsutum_v2.1, whole genome shotgun sequence genome contains the following window.
ATAATTTATCATTGCCctttgaaccgttcagaatcgaataggatactcggataatcacacatatcgtacaatgctatctatccagacatggtcttacatgtaatcatatatcaatgccactgtcctagatagggtcttacacgaatcacatatacgatgccgatgtgtaacaccccttaatcccaaaccgtcgccggaatagggttacgaggcgttaccgaacatattggttaatttacaaacaattcatgaatAAACAacgaatatattaaaattaaatcattatgtCTCTTTTATGAACCCTCGAGGCCTAAATCACGtattataaatgaaaaaggaCTTATTCAAGTACTCCGAAAATTTTtcgtaatataattattattattaatatttcaaaaaaaattcaatataacccctttagaaacatctaaccttccctgcaatttcaaatttgcaaccaattcaaCACAACAACAACTCAACAAATACAATCTTCATCCAAATCACATTCGTTTCATAACAATATCACTAATCCTTATTTTATCTAACATTATATCGATTAATACTTTCAAGTagtttttaaacatcttagttaatttccattcatatcatatatcaacttatattaacttaactaatatatTCATGAGTTAATACAAGACATAGTCATATAAgctcttatacatgccatataaaccatttaaagtatttataacaaaatctaccggaaaattgagatagtgtgacttgagcgtGATGATCCGATCCTCTGACCCTCCCGTTAATCTACAAAGAGCAATAAAAATTACAAGTAAGCTgactatagcttagtaagttcgacggcTTTAaccataaatcttaccaaatattagttttccaaaattcaaatcatatggaCATTTCAAGTAAGTTACTTTCATCCTGTAAGTCATaatctcatttaaaaaaaaattttacttaattgagctgaataataataatgataacattacttacatttctttttccacatgttacatttacgacttaccaacttgtccattTAAGGAAggacttacggatttgagtacatcgtgatctgaagcccgaagtttagctgaagcacataagtgctaaacggaagcccgaaggctaacagAAGCACATAAGTACTAAATGGAAGCctgaaggctaactgaagcacataagtgctaaacggaagcccgaaggcttcCGTAGGTAActaaagcacataagtgctaaacgaaAGCCCGAAGGCTAGTTGAAGCTCATCAAagctgaactgaaaccccaaaagggttaactgaaactcatatgagttaacgaaagctcgtaagagctaaacggaaagaaAGCatgagaattcgcaacaaatgctgaatctcggtttacttggataatttaccgtcaattcatctttttcactgaacAATCGTACTCATTTCCTGTGTTTCGTTCATTCGAAATACTCATTTCAATTTCgtaacttttgtacataatttacttattttcaacaattaacatacataaatattaatcaccattcataaaataatattaaaatttaataatttaaccgtacgaacttacccggAATAATTTGCAGTAGTTGTAGAAATTTCTGAAACTATTTcggaattttctcttttcctcatttATCCTCAattttttgatctataatataaaatttttcacttatcagtattgacttcacattcattctatttcacatccttaatgtttATAACCCGATTATAAGGAACATTAGCTGCAATTTAACTATTTACCTATGTGTATTCAATGTTGTccatccgtgtcatagtcactaaattatttttatcttgagctacagaagtcaaaattaggatccgctaattttccctgaaagtagactcacatatcttcttatcataaaattttcagaatttttggtttagccaataagtacagtttattctttaaattcacccatgttctgctgtttgacagttctgacccttcttcactaaaaattaattacctCATCGTAcaaaattcagatgatgttcccatttgtttctcttgaaaatagacttattcataactttaaacatataaatttacgctcctaattatttttttttccaatttttgatgattttccaaattcagaataggggaacccggaatcattctgaccttgtctcactaaatttattatatctcatgatttacaattccattgctttcAGCGTTTCTCCtataaaaaactagactcaataagatttattttcagtttttattcatcctctaattcgatttatacaattttttgtgatttttcaaagttaaactattgctgctgtccaaaactgttttagtgaaaaatgttgatttccattttgccccaaatttcacagctcatacaattcagtccttgctcaactaacccctcaattaaactaatttttctctgttaatactttacctagacattataagttatttcacaactatttaaattcagaatttccacataaaaccctaacttcaaactctttcacCATTAGGTTCCAagcattcactttctattcaattctttcaaaaaaaatcagcatataaacaatttaaagctctaattccatgctaaatcatcatatacttctagcacatattcatagcaactttcaatttcttttatagaataaaaaactaatgaattcaacaagtggacctagttgtaaaagtcacaaaaacacaaaaatttcaagaaataataaagaattgaacttacttgcagtaaaaatatgaaaaatcaacTTAAGAAAACCTTCTATGGTATTTTtactgatgagaatgcagaaaaataaagagaaatctagataattccactttagtcctagctttattaagtaaattttgcaatattccaattttgctcttaattcatcaattttcctactgatttcatgCCCCTTGCTGTCCAGCCCAAATAGGCCTTgagtctatttgccttttaaaccctctttcttttatcatttaagctatttaatcattttccataattttacatttgttacaatttagtcctttttattcaattaactatcggaactttaaaatttcttgacggaACTTTTCTCTATAagcatttataaaaatatttatggctcggtttaaaattttcaaagtctcGATACCTAGTTTCCGATTCTAATTTTCAAagtctagtacactattcactatttcaaaaattttcctaacttcacatttaacttatattcactaaattaataatattttctactcatatgtcggatttagtgatctcgaatcactattccgacaccactgaaaatttaggctattacaccttgtcccagatatggtcttacactcaATCACATATCAtaaatcttatgtcatgacatatgtatcctagctattcctatggtttgtacaGGGCTTTTCGGATGTCGTAACGTGATCTAATCGAACTTGAACACATTATTTCTAGGCATAATCAGATTCAACAATCTCAATTATAAGTCCATAATATTCAAATCAGCATATCAAGTtaatttacattcaaaattaaaaatgtttatttgcttatagacttacctcggatatcagcgaaCGATATAAAACGACTATTCAACTATTGTTTGTTTTCCCctgatccaagtccgatttctttagttcttgatctaaatatatttaaaataaaataattcaatataatttcattcaatttaatccaaaaacacataaatgggcaaattaccattttgcacctaacattttacactttttacaatttagtccaaattgcacaaaacacaaaacatgcaaaatttgtacacaccatgcttaggccgaatactcctagtgttcatacaagtccacacatttcatttatttcacatttttgtccttcaatttattatttttgaaatttagtcctaattactcaaaatcatcaaaaattccaatacaaaatatgttaatgtatcacatatcttttattttccatcatcaaacaataaaaatcacaagctttcaaaaATGGCAaagctcaaaatattcatcaaaataaaaaattcaagcatgggccactacaggaaaacagacttttagcggcgctttttttagcctttagcggcgcttttaggcGCCACTAAAaattttagcggcgctttctaaaACGCCGTAAAAAATGCTGCTATATGTAACGCCACAAAAATTTGTGGCATTTATtggaaaaaaacgccgctaaaggtcaaggcttttagcggcgtttgtgggaaaagcgccgctaaaggtcaaggcttttagcggcgtttgtgggaaaagtgccgctaaaggtcaagacttttagcggcgtttgtggtaaaagcgccgctataggtcaaggcttttagcggcgtttgtgggaaaagcgccgctaaacgtcaaggcttttagcggcgtttgtgggaaaagcgccgctaaaggtcaaggcttttagcggcgtttgtggtaaaagcgccgctataggtcaaggcttttagcggcgtttgtgggaaaagcgccgctaaacatcaaggcttttagcggcgcttttttacaaacgccgctaaatttggcagatttgtaatattttttttcaccaatatccagcccttcctgcattaaaatccaaccaaatacaacaaatataatataaaatgcagccaaaaacaacaaatttaacataaaaatacaactaaaaatattaattctaaatgatacttcaaatttaactaaagatatatgatataattaataataaagtataatttaaaatatttttacaataatgttaaacgtgacaaaacttaaaaacattcttacaataagaaaactaatgtctaagacGGCGGCTTTTACGATTGTTGAAACATATGCATCAtctgctgaagctgtagctggaggtcatcgtactttttgctctatTCTGCTACCATTGCTCGTGCTTCTGCCTCTCTCGCTGTAGCCGctgcctccctctctgctgcctctgctctaagttgttgctggagttcttcatattttcgttgaacctcggcaatttgctcaaccgtgttcgcttgcatctgagctatctggtctcttaacctctgaacttcagcttgagcttgacttccggaaggcatgtattgctgggagccggatccaaaatattgggtcggggtaacaccggatccttgaaatcgaaccctaccgtacctttcaggacccaaaacttcagtgataattctgttatcaatgttgtcaagattaacagaactatcactcgaagcaatcgcttcatattccgccttcttctcctttagtttctcctaaaaaatcaattaaagagttagaaacgaaatatataataaaaagaaatgcaacataacttaacattttttaaaactactaatgatgaattgaattaaacaattataattaaagattataaatatttagaataaatcaaatattattaagtgaatataccataatttctccagcttcggatgtcataggagatccatctttcttcctatgcgtaatctcaaaaagctgaaggcgtccaactttttgtctggatttgacttcctacaatatagtagtaagaatattatttaataatagaaagttattaatatttgaaagaattaataaattcataatacctcggcctcagctacagaagcaaaacttctcgaccctgccgtgtgcgtgaatttttgtttttgcctgctgcttgttccaactcgctcacggtcctacataataaaattattattacgtatatagtaaacactatatataagagtttggaaatacgcaatacctctcctttctttgaattccaaaatctaactgcaTCTTCCCATTGATACCTCAGCATTCCTGGCGGAACATTTCTCAgtttttcctcgaggcttatgtctttcttaaaatattgtttctttaaagtgcttttattgtctctccatcttttacctaatgccttcttgatataatcatcggagacttctaaagcaaatctctcctaaaaaaacataagtttagaatgtaaatataaatgaaacttaaaccaaagtattataaattgcattcacattttgttaccttaatattagcgagagcctgatttttgttgctatcaggcatgtgatgccatgattcgtagttgatgggcaacatatttgcatttcgtgctaaaatgccaaaatagcctgctaaaagtcgagcttcagatccaacaggctgaccatgagtatttctacttactttaacacgctcaacaggatctaagtcgtataaatctctaagtagcgtacgtcctcgaactctgcgcgtcccaccactttcagctgaaaaatgatatactattattatagtaaaattgacaaataattcaataataaaagtcaacacatgtaaaatgaacataatattactttgaaattcttcaggctcatcaagtgtctccggcacattcgaagatccaacaactatctgctgttcactatttctttcttccgaatttggagtattctggacaatacttaaatctcgtactcttcttctacgcatttttcctgcaatacacataaaataattaaagttttagtaacaaattacaacaatagtagtacatataaaatagttaaattatataacatgacaaagattaaaattataatattacatatatttaaaaaattgtaaaatcttactacatcattattcgtaaatatcttcatccacatcatgtcgaacccattgatgttgtgtattagtactagggatattttcatctaagttttgttctggaaaaggtaatgtttctgatctttcgacgatgtcatctctacttccattacccatgtcgaacaagtctctaggggtgttccggagtacaacataccaaccctcatcagttggatctttcgaataaaaaacttgtttcacttgagaggaaaatacatatggctcgtccatcaattgttgtccagtgtgaatcaagcgagagaaattcaccattgtaaacccaaattgatattttttaattcctcgagcagtattaacatttgcccaatcacaccgaaataagataactttccatctgccatagtaatccaactcaataatgtcggtaagaagtccgtaatactccacattaccctcaaccggattactatccctagcactagcataacttgtaattgaagaattaacaacaactccacaattttgagttctcctcattctctcgcgatactttgtatgaaatctgtatccattgatgaggaaggcactatatctttttattactctgttcggaccttgggaaagcaatttaacttcgtcattgacgtccttcccactccaaacctattgaatcgaaagtaaattaaataattaaaaatgtattatgtaaaaacattcttatttgattaactaaatttcgcgattatatgtaacttattaactttagttacataccgtttgacttaaccattcatgaaaagattctatgaataacttattaatctctcgatgttgtaatcttcgagagcgtgcacgagatctcaaaatttgtttgtactcactatattaaaaacaagtttaattggttagaagataaacaaatcaaaacgacgaATATGTAAGACAATTTTATAACTTACTTGCGCAAcggttcaattgaatcgtggttaaaaagtacatatcgatgtgcctgtatccacgatatatcatctaattctacaatttcaactttgccgattggttctccataactttgaaataaataagtttcggccaagtcattatcattgagcctagcatttctacttggtctattcaatcgtgtttcagcatcttctaaatatctagaacagaaggtcatgcactcttcttccaagtagccttcagcaattgatccttctggataacgcttattgcgacaatatgacttcaatttgcttaggaacctaaacacgatatacaatatttatcaaaagctgtaactaaatgtatagaggtgaatgaatgaatacttgagaaataaattagcacctttctataggatacatccatcgataaaaaaccgGTCCACCAAGGATTActtcgtgagggagatggattaccaagtgcaccataatagtgaagaaggaaggtggaaagatcttctctaaattgcataaagtcaaagccgctcgatcctgtactttctcaagttcttcgacATTCAAAACTTTGCCACAGATAGCTTttattatattggatagttcaattatacaggacgttacattttttgacatacagcaccgtaaagcaattgggagtaaatcttgcatcaagatgtggtaatcatgtgattttaatgaatataatcttctaTCTTTGaaactcacacatcgagatatatttgacgcatacgcatctgggacctttatatccttcaacaccatgcagaaaacttctttctctttctttgacattgaaaaatagaaggcggcaaccgatatttccaaTTTagaagtacttgaggatgaagatcacgccggattctcatgtcaactaaatcaagtcggctctgaagattgtcttttgattttccatcaacatttaaaattgtcccaattatgttctcgcagacattcttctcaatatgcatgacatcaagattgtggcgtaaaatgttgtgctcccaataagacaactaaaaaaaatactcattttcttccacaagtccgcctcattaggatcatcctcttcgtcagattcatcatcagattcatccctcgatcttctccTCGTTTGCGTgataggtggttgattcatcttcccgtaactaaagttgatatcttttaacataaacaagatttcagatccaacggtctgctcaggagctcctctgtactcttcagtaccgtcaaatagagtcctttgaaatctaaatttatgattttcatctaaccatcgacgatggcccatgtaagagaacttcttcccattatacaaccacttcgaacaagtttgcgcagcacaacaaggacaggcataacgtcctttagtactccaacccgataaattagcataagccgggaaatcattaattgtccacaataaagctgcacgtaaattaaagttctcctttctcaatacatcatatgtctcaacacccgaccataattgttttaactcttcaataagtggctacaaatagatgtcaatatcatttccgggacctttctctccagggataatcattgataaaataaatgaagattgcttcatgcaaatccatagaggcaaattgtaaggaacaagcactacaggccaagtactgtacgaagtactcacgattttaaatggattaaagccatcagctgttagcccaagcctcacattccgaggatcgcttgcaaagcttggaaatttactatcaaatgatttccaagctaaagaatccgcaggatgtcttaataatccatcatcggtccgttgatcattatgccacgTCATAGATTCGGCTGTCTTTgaggacatgaaaagcctttgaagtcttggtatcaggggaaaatatcgcaagaccttgactggcttctttcttaactgtgccccaccttcatccgtattcacatcttctgtattactattcatccaacgagacttaccgcaaacatgaTAAGATTGTTGGTTTTTTtatcaccccagtacaacatgcagtcatttgggcaactatgaattttatcataCCCAAGGGCCAAATCTTGTATTAGTCTCTTCATGTCTTGACAAGACTGGggaatttttgcaaacggaaacatctctcttagaaactctagcagcattgtaaaagagcttccggtccaccctcccaaacattttaaatgaaatagacgAATGTagaaggacaatttcgaatattttgatccctcgtaaagttcttcattcaatttattaagtaaattgtagaacttagccgcttcttcatttggctcctcattaggtgcacttgttcccgtttcgcaaaaaacatttccaccaatattacaatcctCAGATAtaataaagtcaggtggaaacgattgctcaccatgactacgcatattaaatgcatcctgcAACATATCTTCCATGTCATATTGTCTAACATAATGATGGTaatcagtatcaggataagtcggattaatcgttgaagaagttccactagatgtacactctccatggaaaatccattttttatacccccgaataaagccatcaacaattagatgttcgtagacaacttcacgaaaatgccagtagatgttgccacacttcttacacgggcaaagaatcatattctcttggcttgaattttgaaatgcaaaatttagaaaagtttgtactccattttgataggcattgcttacccttgacaatttcatccaactcctatccattttgtagttcttgaaatctaaagttgACAACA
Protein-coding sequences here:
- the LOC121217821 gene encoding uncharacterized protein; amino-acid sequence: MLPINYESWHHMPDSNKNQALANIKERFALEVSDDYIKKALGKRWRDNKSTLKKQYFKKDISLEEKLRNVPPGMLRYQWEDAVRFWNSKKGEDRERVGTSSRQKQKFTHTAGSRSFASVAEFSFDELQLAFGLSFSTYVL